In Carassius carassius chromosome 14, fCarCar2.1, whole genome shotgun sequence, the genomic stretch TTATACATctgggtcatttttttttctcacaagcaGACCAATTAGTTGCCGAGCAACTATAATGTTTCTAAAGGTTTtcagcattttgttttttttttaccacattttATTCTTACACCTCTGCAATTTGGGAAAATGAAAACCTTTGCAGAGCTATTTATTTGACATGGGCacagattttaataaataatgcaaacttCTTTGACAAAATGATATTTATAAACATGCAAATGTCAAATCTCCATCTGGGAATTGGCAAATGATTCTGTTTTGTGCTTTGTTTTGCAAAAACAGCCATAAAGATGAGTTCAGCATCGTCCCTGTTCTGGTGGGAGCTCTGAGTGAATCTAAAGAGCAGGAATATGGCAAGCTGCTTAGCAAATACCTGGCTGACCCTTCTAATCTTTTCATCATCTCCTCTGACTTCTGCCACTGGGGTTTGTGTCCACTCACACACTTAAATTTTTCAACTgtcaaaaaactgaaaataatatcAGTTATAGTCAGTAATCGGTGAAGAATTTCCTGTTAGTTGAAATGAGATGTAGTGTTGACATCTTGTTAATAGTAAATCTACTAGGGTTTGCACCGATGAGTGGTTTAGTTCTGACACTAGTCAACACTTGACTTTCGGTAGTTTTTGAATGCTtgacatcagtttttttttttttttttttgtcattaactaTTTATTCAGTATGCGCCAATTTTCCTATATAAACATAACAGTGCATGCATATTAATGCATATTATACAAAAAACCCTtaacacaaaatatataatattgcaaAGGCCTTagagaacaaataaaaaatgtttctctctctttgtaaTTTTTTAGTAATCCAGTAAAGGCATGACATtggtttaatgtaaataaaaaaaaaaaaaaatagttgtgaACCACTCTAACTCAAGTGTCACTCAAATTAATGATAACAAAGGCAGCATGTATCTGGTAAAGAAGATATACATGCTTTCCCTTCACATCCAAATCAAATCGGAATCACAGACATCCTCTCCACTCTCACACTCTCCATCAATGTGCTAGACTTGCCAGAAACACAGGCTGCCtactgcctacatagacagctgACTTCAATGGCAGCATTCTAATTGAAATAAACCCCATAAGAGAGTGTTTTGGAATGCTCTAAATATGTAGGAACCTATACAAATATCTCTTTTGGTTTTTATGTGCCTCCTCTGGTTTATTGATTAAGTTGAACCTTTTTTTGTCTATTCTGCAGGTCAACGTTTCCGTTACACCTACTATGATGAAAGTCAAGGAGAGATCTACAGATCTATCGAGCACCTTGACAAAATGGTAAACCTGTTTCTATCCCCCGTTTCTTCTTGTAACTCAGTTAATGTCTGACATATGAGGTTTACATGCAAGTAGCCCATTATGGTTTGGGATACACAATGTGCTATAATCCTATTGGTGGTTCTCGAAAAAAAGGTGATGGAATTTTTCTCCAAGCAAAAGGGTAATTGTTATGGTTACTGTACCATGGAAGCCGGCAATTCAAAGAATAACTTTAATACTTTCCACCCATGACAGTTTGTCTAAAATAGCAGATGTTCTTAGCAACCCAAACATCATTAAAGGCTTACCAACTGGGCAAAGTACTTTTGCCTCTGTAGGGTAATTATTGGACAAGGATCGCGTTTGATCTGGAGGTTCTTCCATGAAATATCCATTCATAATCGTGTTACCGAAAATCCTTCTTGTTTATGGAAAGTTGAATATTTTATACCAAGATGTTGTGTTGTGCAGTTTAACTACACCAGATGTCAAATGCAACATTGGAGAgtcataaataaaacattattaacacCAGTAATGGGAAAGCTTTGTTGATGTCAGTGAAATGTATGCATGTtaatttccgtttttttttttagggaatgGGAATTATAGAACAGTTGGACCCCATCTCCTTTAGCAATTATTTGAAGAAATATCATAATACTATTTGTGGTCGCCATCCCATCGGTGTTCTTCTTAATGTAAGTACCTTCATGGGAACGACTTCATGAATTTCCCCCTGGACATCATATTTAGCAAACCTCTGTATactaaataaagcaaaataatgcaaataatgaCTAGTCTGTAAGCATGGTAATTAGCCTAGCATTTAGCTGTCGCAGGGTTTTTattaataacccccccccccccccctccccctaaCTAATGTCTTGCCAACTTTCCGCTCTTTCATTATGAAGCTTTTAAGATTACAGTTGTCGGTCTAAAAGCATTTCTTTAGTATTGACTCTTCTCTTCACTCCATCAGGCTGTGGCGGAACTGAAAAAGAATGGCATAGACATGAACTTCTCTTTCCTAAACTATGCGCAGTCAAGCCAGTGCCGAAACTGGTCGGACAGCTCTGTGAGTTACGCTGCTGGAGCTCTCGTCGTTCATTGAGGTGAACTTTCCCAGGACCCACGGAGCCTCCTAGAAGACCCCAGCCCCTCCCACCCGTATCCCCATCCTCCCTCACCTCTTCTATAGGAAGGACATGCGAAGCTTGTCGCATCTGGGAATCCTCATACATACCCCGAATCCAGATGTAACGTTAGATACTAACCACCTCTTCCTACAGCTTTCCCTGTACCCCGTTTTCCACATGAGGCAACTTGGATGATGCTATAGCTTGAAGTACAGCCGCAGATTTTTGGGTGTTGCAAGGTCAgatttttggttgttgtttttttttcttgtttgttgggGTGGGCGGGGGTCTTAATGAGGCAAAATCCACTTTTGACCCTCCAAGGACGTTAGATGTCCGAAGAGCCCTTGTGTAATTTAAAAGCAAGAcacatttaaatttcaaataaaataaataaaaccatcgACAGCGCACTCTTTTTACAAGTCTGCATATATAATCTACATAACATCTCACTAATGATAAATGATGAGAAAAAGGAAATTGACAGACTGCAACATGCTATGTCCATGTACACCCTGAGAATTGTAGTAATAGCTACTGCGCTGGTcctgttgtagtttttaaaaggGCTACACAATACCCACTAACCCTCCACTGTTCTGGaaataccaaaaatagtttttctATCATCTAATCTTTTATTGTagtcaaactaattttttttctgaatctTATATTGCGTTCCGTTTATTTTCCCTTTGTAATTACCATTATTTAGCTTTCTAGTTTTACTATGCTATGCTCAAACTGTGGAAGCATATAGTCGTGTTTGAAGTCTACAGGAAGTACAGTGCAGTTCAGACTGCCTCAAAATGGCTGTTCTATCCCTTCATTCCCAAAACGTTTAAATTGTAAGGGGGGGATTAAGTTTGGTTATTCCgaaacaattttattttctcataCAAGTTAGAAGCATGTTTAACAGTTGACTAGTAGTTTGTGATGCACACCCGTATCAAGGAACCGCCGGAGGTGGATTTTCTGAACGGCATAGGCATTTTGTCTGGCTTTCCTCCTTAATCCATCTACTCCCAAAGAGCACAATGCAGCAAGATGTTTCCTGGGTAACCATCGGAAGGAAAATGGCAAGGCTCCTGGACATCTCCATCAGGGTTTAAATGTCTCAAACCAAATCCTCAAACAGAAATCAGACAAAGCATGTCACACCATGCAGATGTGCCTTGGGTCAGTgttaaacatgttttttatttGGTCCTGTGCTTTCCATCCTTGTCCACCCTTCActtgcaaaataaaaagacttgATTTAGTCTGTGTTGAATCAGTTTTCACCATTTTCAAAGTAGGGGAAGAGATTCATTGGTTTCTCCCAGCACATCACCTGTTCTTATACTGTTAGAatagttaaattttttattttaattttagtaccgtttattattattataactattattgcGTAGAAATGAACAGTTCACACGTTGTCAAACCTATGTCGAAATTAATTGAAGTGCTCCTTAACGGAGTCATTTTTGAATCTCAGGTTACACTGAAGCATTACAGAATTCTCGCCAGAAATGACAAGGGTCATGGCTGATGTTGCAAAGAAACAATAAAGTGTAATGTCAAACGTTATTGTGGTGTGGTTTCTTGTGTTATTGTTTGCGATTCCTGTGTTTGTCATGTTTACGAGCAGTTGGTGAGTTATTGAAGTCAGAGTTGGCCAAGATTAATTAAAAATGCCATGTATTAAAACAAGTCTTCTGCTTCTCTCCCAAGATGTAGTCTCTCTGCCATTTCTTTTCTAATTGAAGGATAGCGGAATCATGGATATGGGAGTTTAAACCACATTCTATTCTGTAGTaagcaaaatatacaaaatatgtaaGTTGAAAGGTTCTTTTTGGGCAGTAAAGCCAATCCTCAACATGGTTCCTAGTCATTATGAGGAAATTATTGCTACCATTTGAATTTTCCATTTTTTGCAACATATCTGCAAATGTAACCATTCTTAACTGGTCTTGACAAgtttttttcatgtaaataatacttttattcagcaaggacacattcaactgatcaaaagtaaacacagtgaagacatttaaaaatgtaaaaaaatatatatttatattcaaaataaatgctgttctttaacaCATTtttgcacaactgttttcaacacgtaatactgtaaagctgctctgCAACACtgataacactgtaaagctgctttgcaacaattAGTAtcatgaaaagcactatacaaataaacttgaattgaataaatgttgagcagcaaatcggcatatcagaatgatttctgaaggatcatgtgacactgaagactggagtaatgatgctggaaattcagccttgccatcacaggaataaatgacatacaaatatattacatttatgcatttagcagatgctattttccaaagcaacttacagtgcattcaggctaacgttttttacctaacatgttccctgggaatcaaacccacaaccttttgcgctgctaacccaaagctctaccactgagccacagaaacacattaaacctattaaagtaaaaaaagttattttaaattgtaataatgtttcacagtaTTAAAATTTTCACTGTAttgttaatcaaataaatgcaaccttgttgagcattagaaacttATTTCGAAATAATATCATGCACTGCTTAGCCAGCCTTATGCAATCATCACATTATTGTGCATGCATTTTAAATAGGAAGAGCACTCATGGCACTGCATCTGCATGGCAGACCAGTTTACCTTTTAATTTTGTGTGCTATGCAGCAAAATTCCTGTGGGGTGAAACTTCCTATTTAgtcttggtttatttatttagttggaTGTTGACTGCTGTAGCTATTAAAGAGGACCCTAATGGATGTAGATTTTGACAGAAACCGAGGCTGAGGAAATTAATACTTGTTTTATAtgccattcattttatttttttcaggtacTAGGTGGCATTTGTTTTGTGTAACTAGTACCTTCAAACTACAGCTAATACAATTGTTTTTCactttttctaataatttttcaTTCTCAAGACAGGAAAcaagagatggtggttcccattAATTGGCCCAAGCTCAACAAATGTCTCATTCATCAATCTGTTCTCAAGTTTAGCAGCGTTGACATTTCAAATCTCTTGAGCCATTTCAGGTTGCAGTGAACACATTTGAGTGAAGTGAACATTGTTGAGAATTCGTTTGGACACAGGTGTCAGCTGTGGTGACTGCAAGTTTCTAATCCAGAAATGACTGCAGTGTTGGTACCAAGCTTACATCATGTTCTgaaacaaaatggaaaacttgTTAATTGGAAATTCAAATACTGGTCtaattgttttaatgtttgcAGTGCAGGTAAATATGCTTTTAGAAAACAACGATAATCACAATGAAGTAGCTTAATGTTCATTGCTGATGAATGAAATAAAGCTAGAGGATTATTTTTATACATCAATTTATCAGGAGTCAGGctgtaaaattttattattttaagcgtTTCCTTGGAAACATAATTGGAAGATTTTTTGAGCACCCTGTTGTTTAAAGTGACTTTTAAAGAGTGACTGCTTTTTACCGGGGACAAACACTGAAAGGTTATTGGTAATATGGATAAATGGTGCAAGGGGAAATACTTCCTGCTGTTTGATGAAGTTCTCTACATACACAGCATTCATCAGCATTCTCAGCTGGTGCTCCCCTGATTGCAGGAAACAACTTGTTGTGAGCTATAGAAGCAGACACGTGCTTTTCTGAAAGTCAAATGAATTCATCATACATTAGGGGTGTATGATTTGGAAATACTTTTGATTTGATACTTTTGAACTTTATTTATGCCAAAGTGTTTAGGGAAATAAACCTGAAGAAACCTCCTGGTAAACCTTTTGAAAAGGgtctttctctgagaaactcaCAAGATGGAACACATAAGTacacataaaatgtatatttttaaatgaaaaaaaaaaaaatattaaataatcttaaatactGTTAActcattaatatataataattaaacatttaactgTGAAGTTCCTTTAGTGCACATTGGAGGACTCTTAAAAGTTCCCCCAAATGGTTCTGCCAGTGTGGAAACATAAGGAAACCCAAACGGTgccagaaatatatttttatttttacagtctgAGAAGAGATTTTCCTTTTGAAAAGTATTAATATTTGTGCCAGAACAAgcgtacaagaaaaaaaaaacacaaaaaaaaaaaaaacacccatttgCCCTCCGGAAATATGATAATAATCAAAAGAATTAGCCCATTCTCCTAGTTTCTCATGCTTCGATTTGTGTAAACAGGTTGATGAAAGAAAGACAGACTGGATTACTGCTCTTGTAAAATACTGAGAAACTAATTTATCTGTTTACCTTTCCGAACATAAATTCACTGAATCAAGCAGGTAAACATCGGCACGCTCCTTAGGTGGCAAAAAAAACCACGGCTCGCCGAGATGCACAAAAAACAGACATGCTTGTGTTTTTAGACCTATTTGTCTTATGGAAGCTGAAGCTCCCCACCAGTGCAttagtggggaaaaaaaacaatctctCAATATGTGAAAAGGGAGATCTCTTTGAAAAAGGCATTCTCACATTTCAGCAGGGGGTAAGCTGTATCATGGTCAGGATTCGGCTCTCCCTCTGCTTTTGGGGAGGAGCTGCTCTCTGGTGAGGGGTTAAGAGGGGAGATACAGCATTAAGCTCACCCAAACCTGGTCTGGAACTGGACAGAATGTCGATCTCCATGCAATGTCAGGAGCTCCTCGTGCGGGGCCTGAGCTTGGCGATGATCTTGGGTGGGGTAATGCACTTTATATATCTCATGAAGTCTCACGCTGCCTATGGCCGCTACTTGGACACCTCGGGCAGCTCCATGGTGGTGCCTGCAAGGCTCGCCTGGTTCCTCCAGGAGCTTCCCGCTCTGCTGGTGCCCCTGATTTTGATGTTGACCACGGATGAAAACAATGGCACTGGAAGACATCTGATGCTCTGGACCTTCTGCCTGCACTACTTCCAGAGGTAAGTCATGTGAATGATGGAAAGATTGTTGGTGGAGctgaaaaataattcaaattgttATTAAACACTTAATAATATGGTAATTGAACATCTTAAAATGAAAGCTCACTAGTATAAAATGCAAACAGGCGAGAGAAAATAGATCATAGCCACTTAATAATGACACTGGCATGATATCACAGCGTTTTTGTTACCATTTACAGTGCTTGTTTATTTAGTAAGCAGTGAACCCAAGTTCAGCTACTCCGTTTCACAAACCTGGATGTGTTCTCTAGCTCACCCAGAACAAGCGTGGAAAAAAATACCCTTAATCCGAAGACAAAAGGAAACGCACTGGGTGGAATATTCTAGATTCCTGTTTCTTTAGACAATCCTGCTCTGCTGACATTTAATCAAGGCTGCATAAATATAACagcataattttattaatatttcagttgAGTAATTACACATAACCGGGCCGGAAGCAGGTGAATAAAGTAAGAATGTTTGAATAAGC encodes the following:
- the LOC132156886 gene encoding protein MEMO1-like; protein product: MSNRMVCREASHAGSWYTASGSQLSAQLEGWLSQAQPTAGPARAIIAPHAGYTYCGACAAHAYKQVDPSITRRVFILGPSHHVPLSRCALSPAEVYRTPLYDLRIDQKVYADLWKTGMFERMSLQTDEDEHSIEMHLPYTAKAMESHKDEFSIVPVLVGALSESKEQEYGKLLSKYLADPSNLFIISSDFCHWGQRFRYTYYDESQGEIYRSIEHLDKMGMGIIEQLDPISFSNYLKKYHNTICGRHPIGVLLNAVAELKKNGIDMNFSFLNYAQSSQCRNWSDSSVSYAAGALVVH